AGGCGGGCCGCCCCCTTTATATTTTTTTATTCTTTCATACTTCAGCCTGCCGCGGACATGAGGACTACTGGGTAAATATAATCATTTATGCCCTAATAATTCATTATTGTAAAAATACTTTACAACTATATTATTGTATTCGAATATCTATTAACTCTTATCGGCGTTTCGGGAGGTGGTGGCCGGGCTCCAGGTGGAGTGCAATCGAGGGACCGGTTTTATCCGGGGGTTTGTGGGGGGCATTTGTGGGGGGAGTGCGGGGGGGCGGTTCTTATACCGCAAACAGGAGGTTTTGGGGATGAAGGTTCTAAATAGGGTTGGCGTCCGCAGGATGCTTATGCTGGCGCCGTTTGCCCTGATCATTATCCTGGTAATTGCCGTAAGCGGCCCCATCTCATCGGGTGGCGCCTACGGCCTCGGAACACCGCTGCCGCCACCGGTGCCCGGCTTCACGCCCGCGCCGGTACCTGGCCCGGGCAGCTTCAATTCAATCATCACGAATACGGATGTCGATGCTCTCATCGCCAATCCGGCCAATCACGGCAACGCCGTGGCCCCGAACGTCCATCTGATCGATGTCCGTTCTTCCTTTGAATATCTCGCCGATGTCTGTCCGATGCAGATCGCACTGGGCCTTCCTATTTACACCGTGACCAATACAGGCCATCCCGTCTGGACCAATCCCGACGGCAGCCACGAGGAAGCCTATTCCGATCCCTACTGGATCGGTTTCCACTGGGACGGCGTGCCTTACGCCTCGCTCTGGAATATCCGCATGCAGGAAAACCCGAACTATGCGTCATATCTGAACGCGCTGATTGCCGACGGCAGCATCAAGAAGAATGACATTCTCGTCTTCGTCTGCCAGACCGGTTACCGTGCTTCGTGGGCGGCGCAGGAAGCCGCCGGCATGGGCTTCACCAACGCCAACGTCCTCTACGGGGGCATGCTCGCCTGGGAAGACGACTGGATCACCGATTCAACCACGATTCAGCCTTATCAGCACCTGAACTCACCTAGCGATCCCTCACCGAACGATTGCCCGGCCGACTCAGGCC
Above is a window of Actinomycetota bacterium DNA encoding:
- a CDS encoding rhodanese-like domain-containing protein gives rise to the protein MKVLNRVGVRRMLMLAPFALIIILVIAVSGPISSGGAYGLGTPLPPPVPGFTPAPVPGPGSFNSIITNTDVDALIANPANHGNAVAPNVHLIDVRSSFEYLADVCPMQIALGLPIYTVTNTGHPVWTNPDGSHEEAYSDPYWIGFHWDGVPYASLWNIRMQENPNYASYLNALIADGSIKKNDILVFVCQTGYRASWAAQEAAGMGFTNANVLYGGMLAWEDDWITDSTTIQPYQHLNSPSDPSPNDCPADSGLTGNCDPDNIAGPNARPKSTILTAPWKYDTGRLALVGAPVVWNGTEPHVGVKPEWLPGDNALSASRDSVFWASYADYTNNLLSVNFRLTNNAPAPPSPLNYPASCGGAPAPAGSCETVNQAAHGPAYNTMIVAAPSNNGVVASGLPVVAGTIGAGNSGIATVKFSVPVTVGSFTTNVYATATDVPDATAAYGAGMEWYGTYNYPGPAGP